One region of Pan paniscus chromosome 5, NHGRI_mPanPan1-v2.0_pri, whole genome shotgun sequence genomic DNA includes:
- the CCR6 gene encoding C-C chemokine receptor type 6, which yields MSGESMNFSDVFDSSEDYFVSVNTSYYSVDSETLLCSLQEVRQFSRLFVPIAYSLICVFGLLGNILVVITFAFYKKARSMTDVYLLNMAIADILFVLTLPFWAVSHATGVWVFSNATCKLLKGIYAINFNCGMLLLTCISMDRYIAIVQATKSFRLRSRTLPRSKIICLVVWGLSVIISSSTFVFNQKYNTQGSDVCEPKYQTVSEPIRWKLLMLGLELLFGFFIPLMFMIFCYTFIVKTLVQAQNSKRHKAIRVIIAVVLVFLACQIPHNMVLLVTAANLGKMNRSCQSEKLIGYTKTVTEVLAFLHCCLNPVLYAFIGQKFRNYFLKILKDLWCVRRKYKSSGFSCAGRYSENISRQTSETADNDNASSFTM from the exons ATGAGCGgg GAATCAATGAATTTCAGCGATGTTTTCGACTCCAGTGAAGATTATTTTGTGTCAGTCAATACTTCATATTACTCAGTTGATTCTGAAACGTTACTGTGCTCCTTGCAGGAGGTCAGGCAGTTCTCCAGGCTATTTGTACCGATTGCCTACTCCTTGATCTGTGTCTTTGGCCTCCTGGGGAATATTCTGGTGGTGATCACCTTTGCTTTTTATAAGAAGGCCAGGTCTATGACAGACGTCTATCTCTTGAACATGGCCATTGCAGACATCCTCTTTGTTCTTACTCTCCCATTCTGGGCAGTGAGTCATGCCACCGGTGTGTGGGTTTTCAGCAATGCCACGTGCAAGTTGCTAAAAGGCATCTATGCCATCAACTTTAACTGCGGGATGCTGCTCCTGACTTGCATTAGCATGGACCGGTACATCGCCATTGTACAGGCGACTAAGTCATTCCGGCTCCGATCCAGAACACTACCGCGCAGCAAAATCATCTGCCTTGTTGTGTGGGGGCTGTCAGTCATCATCTCCAGCTCAACTTTTGTCTTCAACCAGAAATACAACACCCAAGGCAGCGATGTCTGTGAACCCAAGTACCAGACTGTCTCGGAGCCCATCAGGTGGAAGCTGCTGATGTTGGGGCTTGAGCTACTCTTTGGTTTCTTTATCCCTTTGATGTTCATGATATTTTGTTACACGTTCATTGTCAAAACCTTGGTGCAAGCTCAGAATTCTAAAAGGCACAAAGCCATCCGTGTAATCATAGCCGTGGTGCTTGTGTTTCTGGCTTGTCAGATTCCTCATAACATGGTCCTGCTTGTGACGGCTGCAAATTTGGGTAAAATGAACCGATCCTGCCAGAGCGAAAAGCTAATTGGCTATACGAAAACTGTCACAGAAGTCCTGGCTTTCCTGCACTGCTGCCTGAACCCTGTGCTCTATGCTTTTATTGGGCAGAagttcagaaactactttctgaagATCTTGAAGGACCTGTGGTGTGTGAGAAGGAAGTACAAGTCCTCAGGCTTCTCCTGTGCCGGGAGGTACTCAGAAAACATTTCTCGGCAGACCAGTGAGACCGCAGATAACGACAATGCGTCGTCCTTCACTATGTGA